The Niastella koreensis GR20-10 genome includes a window with the following:
- a CDS encoding gamma-glutamylcyclotransferase family protein: MQQNIYRLFLYGTLRSGCHLPVYSYISRYFVFDGVGAVPGQLFDMGDYPAAIPCTEDCLITGELYHIAQQEEFDYVMEQLDDYEGLLVEPGGIPLFRREPVNVLFKNSTVISWMYWYNREITNQPRIESGDYVAYKMGMGK, from the coding sequence ATGCAACAAAACATTTACCGGCTGTTTTTATATGGTACACTGCGGAGTGGATGCCACCTGCCAGTTTATTCCTATATAAGCCGGTATTTTGTATTTGATGGAGTAGGTGCGGTACCAGGTCAGTTGTTCGATATGGGCGACTACCCCGCCGCAATTCCCTGTACAGAAGATTGTTTAATTACAGGAGAACTGTATCATATTGCTCAACAGGAGGAATTTGATTATGTGATGGAACAGCTGGATGATTACGAAGGGTTGCTGGTTGAACCAGGCGGCATACCTTTATTCAGAAGGGAACCGGTAAATGTGTTGTTCAAAAATTCTACGGTAATTTCCTGGATGTACTGGTACAATAGAGAAATTACTAATCAGCCCAGGATTGAATCAGGTGATTATGTGGCTTATAAAATGGGAATGGGGAAATAA